A region from the Bacillus sp. Marseille-P3661 genome encodes:
- the phoU gene encoding phosphate signaling complex protein PhoU, with protein sequence MREKYEQELKNLNEKVLELGKLTDASLSKAVAALEKQDLDLAVQVIEGDVEINRLEEDINDMAILLIAKQSPVAVDLRRIIVTIKISSDLERVADFAVNIAKSAIRIGTNEYAISKESLHEMIQLVKKMLSLSLEAFINEDIALARTIASMDDEVDKLYSETIQYFLQLLVSSPDLVLQVSQLSFVARFIERIGDYTTNISEEILYVVKGKRYDLNN encoded by the coding sequence GTGCGTGAAAAATATGAACAAGAATTGAAGAACTTAAACGAAAAAGTACTGGAGTTAGGAAAGTTAACTGATGCTTCTTTATCCAAAGCTGTGGCAGCCCTAGAAAAACAGGATCTGGATTTAGCTGTGCAGGTCATTGAGGGTGATGTTGAAATCAATCGACTTGAAGAGGATATTAATGATATGGCAATATTGTTAATTGCGAAACAATCACCTGTAGCCGTTGATTTAAGAAGGATTATTGTGACTATTAAAATTTCCTCTGACCTTGAACGTGTAGCAGATTTTGCAGTTAACATTGCCAAATCTGCCATTCGGATTGGAACGAATGAGTATGCTATTTCAAAGGAATCATTACATGAAATGATTCAACTTGTAAAAAAAATGCTTTCACTGTCTTTAGAGGCCTTTATTAATGAGGATATTGCTTTAGCTAGAACAATTGCAAGTATGGATGATGAAGTTGATAAGTTATACAGTGAAACAATCCAATATTTTCTGCAATTATTAGTTAGTAGTCCTGATCTGGTATTGCAAGTTTCTCAATTATCGTTTGTTGCTCGTTTTATTGAAAGAATAGGCGATTATACCACCAATATTTCGGAAGAGATATTATATGTTGTAAAAGGGAAACGCTACGATTTAAACAATTAA
- the pstA gene encoding phosphate ABC transporter permease PstA, translating to MKYLDESNVQKRINSRLLINKLVKQLFFLSTLFALVILGVLIARVIIQSIGWIDMDFLSNKLSIFPEKAGIKGVLVGTLWLMAVVTPVSMILGVGTAIYLEEYAKKGKVQSFIQTNITNLAGVPSVIFGLLGLTVFSRMFGLGASILAGGLTMSLLVLPIIVVASQEAIRAVPQFLREASYGMGATKWQTIKNVVLPAALPSILTGVILALSRAIGETAPLVVLGIPALILPVPDSIMDNFSVLPIQIYYWTLDSVLTVEYANLAAATIVILLLVLFVMNSIAVLIRNKFQKRY from the coding sequence ATGAAATATTTAGATGAAAGTAATGTTCAAAAAAGGATAAACAGTCGTTTATTAATTAATAAACTAGTTAAACAATTATTTTTCTTATCGACGCTTTTTGCATTAGTTATCCTAGGCGTGTTAATAGCACGAGTCATTATTCAAAGTATCGGATGGATTGACATGGACTTTTTAAGTAATAAACTGTCCATATTTCCAGAAAAAGCCGGCATTAAGGGTGTACTTGTTGGTACATTGTGGCTGATGGCAGTTGTTACACCAGTATCGATGATACTAGGAGTAGGTACAGCCATTTATCTAGAAGAATACGCCAAAAAAGGGAAGGTCCAATCGTTTATTCAAACAAATATTACAAACTTAGCAGGCGTACCTTCCGTTATTTTTGGTTTATTAGGTTTAACTGTTTTTTCAAGGATGTTTGGTTTAGGAGCAAGTATTTTGGCTGGTGGTTTGACAATGTCACTTCTTGTTTTGCCGATAATTGTGGTAGCCAGTCAAGAAGCCATTCGAGCTGTTCCTCAATTTTTGAGAGAAGCATCCTATGGCATGGGTGCTACGAAGTGGCAAACAATTAAAAATGTAGTTCTGCCTGCAGCGCTGCCTAGCATATTAACAGGTGTTATTCTTGCATTATCGAGGGCAATTGGTGAAACAGCACCGCTTGTTGTATTAGGAATTCCAGCATTGATATTACCTGTTCCTGATTCTATTATGGATAACTTTTCTGTATTACCTATCCAAATATATTACTGGACGTTGGATTCTGTATTAACAGTTGAATATGCTAACCTGGCTGCAGCTACAATTGTGATATTGCTTTTAGTTTTATTTGTAATGAATTCGATAGCGGTTTTAATTCGAAATAAATTTCAAAAAAGATATTAG
- a CDS encoding endolytic transglycosylase MltG — translation MANNSLRSFASGMIIATSIFTGVYYFQPTESELIVEQRKVTDADVKQYLTDKGHVSIPKEQYDELLNIKKQATSTDTPNIDSTTNYKPTSETQEITKKETQQSDLVEQENEKKLYTLEIKSGMNSIQISELLQNEGIVKSSKEFEQFLVKQNWNRSVQIGTYKLNSEMSYEQIGRIITKNN, via the coding sequence ATGGCAAATAATTCACTTAGAAGCTTTGCTTCAGGAATGATTATCGCTACTTCGATTTTTACAGGGGTCTACTATTTTCAGCCAACAGAATCAGAATTGATAGTAGAACAACGTAAGGTAACCGATGCTGACGTCAAACAATACTTAACTGATAAAGGCCATGTCTCGATCCCTAAAGAGCAATATGATGAGCTGCTCAACATTAAAAAGCAAGCTACATCAACAGACACCCCTAATATTGATAGTACAACCAACTACAAACCTACTTCTGAAACGCAGGAAATTACAAAAAAAGAAACGCAACAGTCTGATTTAGTAGAACAGGAAAATGAAAAAAAATTATATACACTTGAAATTAAGAGTGGAATGAATAGCATCCAGATTTCAGAACTCCTTCAAAATGAAGGTATAGTGAAAAGTAGTAAAGAATTTGAACAATTTCTAGTAAAGCAAAATTGGAATCGTTCCGTTCAAATTGGTACATATAAGCTAAATAGTGAGATGTCTTACGAGCAAATAGGCCGAATAATAACGAAAAATAATTAA
- the pstB gene encoding phosphate ABC transporter ATP-binding protein PstB has protein sequence MSTQNEKSTISVRVNESTANTVTKTTKNIVYDTKDLNLWYGEDHALKQLNLSIYENEVTAIIGPSGCGKSTYIKTLNRMVEMIPIVRTSGEILYRGKNIFDKAYRVEELRTRVGMVFQKPNPFPKSIYDNIAYGPRIHGIKNKNILDEIVEKSLRGAAIWDEVKDRLKENAYGLSGGQQQRICIARCLAIEPEVILMDEPTSALDPISTLKVEELCQELKQNYSIVIVTHNMQQAARISDKTAFFLNGEVIEYDDTDRLFSNPRDKRTEDYITGRFG, from the coding sequence ATGTCAACTCAAAATGAAAAGAGTACAATTTCTGTTCGTGTGAATGAATCAACGGCAAATACTGTAACAAAGACTACCAAAAATATTGTATATGATACCAAGGATTTAAACCTATGGTATGGTGAAGATCATGCTCTTAAACAATTAAATCTTTCTATTTATGAAAATGAAGTTACTGCAATTATTGGCCCTTCCGGTTGCGGGAAATCAACATATATTAAAACATTAAATCGCATGGTCGAAATGATTCCAATTGTTCGAACATCTGGGGAAATACTTTATCGAGGTAAAAATATTTTTGACAAGGCATACCGGGTCGAAGAGCTTAGAACAAGAGTAGGAATGGTATTTCAAAAGCCAAATCCATTTCCAAAATCTATTTATGATAATATTGCATACGGCCCAAGAATTCACGGGATTAAAAATAAAAATATATTAGATGAAATTGTTGAGAAAAGTTTACGTGGTGCTGCGATATGGGATGAGGTAAAAGACCGCTTAAAAGAAAATGCGTATGGTTTATCAGGAGGTCAGCAACAACGTATCTGTATTGCCCGTTGCTTAGCAATTGAGCCAGAAGTAATATTAATGGATGAGCCGACTTCCGCGTTAGATCCAATATCAACATTAAAAGTTGAGGAATTGTGCCAAGAACTAAAACAAAATTACAGCATTGTCATTGTTACACATAATATGCAACAAGCTGCCCGAATTTCTGATAAAACAGCATTCTTTTTAAACGGAGAAGTTATTGAATACGATGACACGGATCGTTTGTTTTCTAACCCAAGAGATAAAAGAACAGAAGATTATATAACAGGTCGTTTTGGATAA
- a CDS encoding 5-formyltetrahydrofolate cyclo-ligase yields the protein MNKELFRKEMKDVIQKIPTELHVQWSTQIANHLFNLKEWHEAKTVGITISREKEILTKPIIEEGWKEKKQMAVPKCHPKIKKMTFREITNFEQLEVVYYGLEEPIESITNPIMQENIDLLIIPGLAFDENGYRLGFGGGYYDRYLAGYNGMTIALAFKPQIVQKIPIEQHDLPVNLIITNEKVIQCNVK from the coding sequence ATGAATAAAGAGTTGTTTCGTAAAGAGATGAAGGATGTTATACAGAAAATACCGACAGAATTACATGTTCAATGGTCTACTCAAATAGCAAATCATTTATTTAATTTAAAGGAATGGCATGAAGCAAAAACCGTTGGAATTACAATATCAAGAGAAAAGGAAATATTGACAAAGCCAATCATAGAGGAAGGCTGGAAAGAAAAAAAACAGATGGCCGTTCCAAAATGTCATCCTAAAATTAAAAAAATGACCTTTAGAGAAATTACTAACTTTGAACAGTTAGAAGTTGTATATTATGGACTTGAAGAACCTATAGAATCGATCACAAATCCAATCATGCAAGAAAACATTGATTTATTAATTATTCCTGGTCTTGCATTTGATGAAAACGGATATCGGTTAGGATTTGGAGGAGGTTATTATGATCGCTACTTAGCAGGTTATAATGGCATGACTATAGCACTTGCTTTTAAACCTCAGATTGTTCAAAAAATACCAATAGAACAGCATGATCTTCCTGTAAATTTAATTATTACCAACGAAAAGGTTATTCAATGCAATGTTAAATAG
- the rpmG gene encoding 50S ribosomal protein L33: MRVNVTLACTESGHRNYITTKNKRNNTERIELKKYCPTCKTHTVHRETK; this comes from the coding sequence ATGCGTGTAAATGTTACTTTAGCTTGCACAGAAAGCGGACACCGTAACTATATTACTACAAAAAACAAGCGCAATAATACTGAGCGTATTGAGCTTAAAAAATATTGCCCAACTTGCAAAACACACACAGTTCATCGTGAAACAAAGTAA